From the genome of Globicephala melas chromosome 16, mGloMel1.2, whole genome shotgun sequence, one region includes:
- the ATOH7 gene encoding transcription factor ATOH7 has protein sequence MKSCKPSNPAAAARAAPPCVGGAECAGTCAGEGRLESAARRRLAANARERRRMQGLNTAFDRLRRVVPQWGQDKKLSKYETLQMALSYIMALTRILAEAERFGSERDWVNLHCEHFGRDHYLPFAGAKLPGESEPYGQRLFGFQPEPFPLAS, from the coding sequence ATGAAGTCCTGCAAGCCCAGCAACCCGGCGGCGGCAGCGCGTGCCGCGCCCCCGTGCGTGGGCGGCGCCGAGTGCGCGGGCACGTGCGCCGGGGAGGGGCGGCTGGAGAGCGCGGCGCGCAGGCGCCTAGCGGCCAACGCGCGCGAGCGTCGCCGCATGCAGGGGCTCAACACGGCTTTCGACCGTCTGCGCAGGGTGGTACCCCAATGGGGCCAGGATAAAAAACTGTCCAAGTACGAGACCCTGCAGATGGCGCTGAGCTACATCATGGCTCTGACCCGCATCCTGGCCGAGGCAGAGCGATTCGGCTCCGAGCGGGACTGGGTCAATCTCCACTGTGAGCACTTCGGCCGAGACCACTACCTTCCGTTCGCGGGCGCGAAGCTGCCGGGCGAGAGCGAGCCCTACGGCCAAAGGCTCTTCGGCTTCCAGCCCGAGCCCTTCCCGTTGGCCAGTTAG